The following proteins come from a genomic window of Chitinispirillales bacterium:
- a CDS encoding DUF3879 family protein, protein MRVGDINKDNYKVFQQLLNIKNTKPLDDLFDKDEDKVGKNLSYEELAAKLYASGDVLEGMLVRPGDVSWKKIVPVPDWIKKAVIDHIREVIITNHNGTRSTEDGDKGSAIKLDYIKTLPPSERLSASWTLGRIASAEDQRMDAHIKANFPDWKPGQSFDSSIFDDWKPGYELDENHLDIKA, encoded by the coding sequence ATGCGTGTAGGCGACATAAACAAAGACAACTACAAAGTTTTTCAACAGCTTCTCAATATAAAAAACACTAAACCTCTTGACGATTTATTTGATAAAGATGAAGATAAGGTTGGAAAGAATCTTTCTTATGAAGAGCTGGCTGCGAAACTGTATGCCTCCGGTGACGTCTTAGAAGGAATGTTGGTAAGACCAGGAGACGTAAGTTGGAAAAAAATCGTCCCCGTCCCAGATTGGATAAAAAAAGCCGTGATTGATCATATCCGTGAAGTAATTATTACTAATCACAACGGAACAAGGAGCACAGAAGACGGTGATAAAGGCAGTGCAATAAAACTGGATTATATAAAAACTCTTCCGCCAAGTGAAAGATTGTCGGCAAGTTGGACGTTAGGGCGAATCGCTTCTGCGGAGGATCAGCGAATGGATGCACATATAAAGGCAAACTTCCCCGACTGGAAACCCGGTCAATCGTTTGACAGTAGTATTTTTGACGATTGGAAACCCGGTTATGAATTAGATGAAAATCATTTGGACATAAAGGCATAA